A genomic window from Cydia amplana chromosome 3, ilCydAmpl1.1, whole genome shotgun sequence includes:
- the LOC134662358 gene encoding LOW QUALITY PROTEIN: rhombotin-2 (The sequence of the model RefSeq protein was modified relative to this genomic sequence to represent the inferred CDS: deleted 4 bases in 2 codons) has product MKCERRTPQQASGSPGLGVQMLAMEVSKEARASPLPAPAQTPTNGQAQPPQPQICAGCSKVITERYLLKALDQLWHEDCLKCGCCDCRLGEVGHTLYTHANLILCKRDYLRLFGNTGYCAACNKVIPAFEMVMRARSNVYHLECFACQQCNHRFCVGDRFYLCENKILCEYDYEERLVFANMAYNPPPLAHLKRQTTHLPPPPTSNAMGLMNGSSRSGDLNNNMSGLSCPFFGASTPQAPRPVGAKLRLSRVRRGPPVR; this is encoded by the exons TGCGAGAGGCGAACGCCGCAACAGGCGAGCGGCAGTCCCGGGCTGGGCGTGCAGATGCTCGCCATGGAGGTCAGCAAGGAGGCGCGCGCGTCGCCGCTGCCTGCGCCCGCGCAGACGCCCACCAACGGCCAGGCGCAGCCGCCGCAGCCGCAG ATATGCGCTGGCTGCAGCAAGGTGATCACGGAGCGCTACCTGCTGAAGGCGCTGGACCAGTTGTGGCACGAGGACTGCCTGAAGTGCGGCTGCTGCGACTGCCGGCTTGGGGAGGTCGGCCACACGCTCTACACGCACGCCAACCTC ATACTCTGCAAGAGGGATTATTTGAG GCTTTTCGGGAACACAGGCTACTGCGCGGCGTGCAACAAAGTGATTCCGGCATTCGAGATGGTGATGCGGGCGCGAAGCAACGTCTATCATCTCGAGTGCTTCGCTTGTCAGCAGTGCAATCATAG gtTCTGCGTCGGCGACCGGTTCTATTTATGCGAGAACAAGATTCTCTGCGAGTACGACTATGAGGAGCGCCTGGTGTTCGCCAACATGGCCTACAACCCGCCGCCGCTGGCGCATCTCAAGCGGCAGACCACGCATCTGCCACCACCACCG ACAAGCAACGCAATGGGGCTGATGAACGGCTCGTCCCGCTCCGGGGACCTGAACAACAATATGTCAGGG CTCTCCTGCCCCTTTTTCGGCGCCTCCACACCTCAAGCCCCTCGGCCTGTCGGCGCCAAGCTGAGATTATCGCGCGTGAGACGCGGCCCACCCGTACGCTAA